A stretch of Coccidioides posadasii str. Silveira chromosome 2, complete sequence DNA encodes these proteins:
- a CDS encoding uncharacterized protein (SECRETED:SignalP(1-20)) — protein sequence MKLLTFLFAILGASTAIVLAAPAPVEGSVGAPVAKREPDPEPVDKRWCQRPGEPC from the exons ATGAAGCTGTTGACCTTCCTTTTTGCTATTCTCGGAGCATCAACAGCTATTGTTCTAGCTGCTCCTGCTCCTGTCGAGGGTAGTGTTGGTGCACCAGTTGCAAAACGCGAACCTGATCCCGAGCCAG TTGACAAGAGATGGTGCCAACGCCCTGGCGAACCTTGCTAA
- a CDS encoding uncharacterized protein (EggNog:ENOG410PM8I~COG:S~BUSCO:7385at33183), protein MKIAIVGGGISGCAIYLALKKRLPQPPASMAEHEFVIFESYDTTRNLASQHAPGDTHSASLIVGGGIGLHPNGVRSLERLNEDLARDVKLAGHCFNVQKFMSSYGRELARLPCSSEDTYSISLSRHALWSCLRNYVPDDLIVTKRVTQVIANSNGRSVIQFADGSPDEEADLVIGADGLKSPTRRALFPEAKEDPYPPEFAGLVGVGGVVQGEEFKSLVEPCTINFVFGRNGFFGYSFVQSLTNPSEYISSTSQSKTTPSDTVMWWSTYEMESCPDPRAVDKEAILRDLQNRLDTWKDPIIQKILGTVNIQTIFPVNTTPELPTWTRDGVIVIGDAAHTLTPTSGQGTCQALEDVECFSMLLSHFLKKTYDSLSDPSTAALARIERETIAQVMQKHMEIRKPRVHAIQEKGKQFDQKKKNLGRVAEFMMYFGLFIMGKLPMPSWMTGLWTYDIANEVNYEISKMEAENHH, encoded by the exons ATGAAGATCGCGATCGTCGGTGGAGGCATCAGCGGATGCGCCATCTATCTCGCGCTCAAAAAGCGTCTCCCCCAGCCGCCAGCTTCCATGGCGGAGCATGAATTTGTCATATTCGAGTCCTACGACACGACCCGGAATCTCGCATCCCAGCATGCTCCGGGTGACACCCACTCCGCCTCTCTTATTGTGGGCGGAGGCATTGGGCTCCATCCCAACGGGGTCAGATCCCTAGAACGACTGAATGAAGATTTAGCCCGTGATGTTAAGCTTGCAGGGCACTGTTTTAACGTTCAGAAGTTTATGAGCTCTTATGGCAGGGAGCTCGCACGACTCCCTTGTTCGTCTGAAGATACGTATTCCATCTCGTTAAGCCGGCATGCTCTCTGGAGTTGCCTACGGAATTACGTCCCCGATGATCTTATTGTGACGAAGCGTGTTACTCAAGTCATAGCCAATTCGAATGGAAGAAGCGTCATTCAGTTCGCTGATGGAAGTCCGGACGAGGAGGCAGATTTGGTCATTGGTGCAGACGGCCTAAAGAGTCCTACCAGGAGAGCCCTATTCCCGGAGGCGAAGGAGGACCCTTATCCCCCGGAGTTTGC AGGTTTAGTCGGTGTCGGTGGCGTGGTTCAAGGCGAGGAATTCAAATCTCTCGTCGAGCCATGTACAATAAACTTTGTTTTTGGAAGGAATGGTTTTTTCGGATATTCTTTCGTGCAGTCCTTAACAAACCCATCGGAATACATTAGCTCCACATCACAGTCCAAGACGACACCGAGCGACACAGTAATGTGGTGGTCTACCTACGAGATGGAATCATGCCCGGACCCAAGGGCAGTGGACAAAGAAGCCATCCTTCGTGATCTACAAAACCGCCTCGACACCTGGAAGGATCCGATTATCCAGAAGATTCTCGGCACGGTCAATATCCAGACTATATTTCCTGTGAACACAACACCAGAACTCCCAACATGGACAAGAGACGGCGTCATAGTCATCGGCGACGCAGCCCATACACTTACGCCTACTAGCGGGCAGGGTACATGCCAGGCCCTTGAAGACGTCGAATGTTTCTCCATGCTGCTCTCCCACTTCTTGAAAAAGACATACGATTCCCTAAGCGATCCTTCCACCGCTGCCTTAGCCCGAATCGAGAGGGAAACCATCGCGCAGGTGATGCAAAAGCACATGGAAATCCGTAAACCCCGAGTCCATGCGATCcaggaaaagggaaaacaatttgatcagaagaaaaagaatttaGGAAGAGTGGCCGAATTCATGATGTATTTTGGCTTATTCATAATGG GCAAGCTACCCATGCCTTCATGGATGACCGGATTGTGGACATATGACATTGCCAATGAAGTTAATTATGAAATCTCGAAGATGGAGGCTGAAAACCATCATTGA
- a CDS encoding uncharacterized protein (EggNog:ENOG410PM6K~COG:S~BUSCO:4325at33183): MTSPISVLSPLSSSRQNARSPLVESFPESSKPSTNSPRGILEKRFSIYDENASPLKQDMHTASPTSDAEEEGLCDEWPPSSPFQEMVSGDLTGLTRDMTPRKDGSGSPKGENPGEDDVNMDREDFKPDEPPVPTVEHAPIMADITFTDEQKDAVQFPDIDSSIIHYRSEPVQVRKVSGMTVNHENMSIVYHPDEEKEGPVENGMGGHVHLGYDTGDDTCLSTFSAVPNADMTLFAKLRADSPLKRARENTLSPKKVVSPSKLGDSILRTPNSAKRDYRRNGWGDQGGDYGSPTPGRKYPRIDDTPNLLEFTDQLNGSSHRQYALETSYASPARRNPRLSPLKTTERFRSPSKLSLLDFDIPPVPTPRSIPSITPRELESLKSSFLSQISSLKATLSGRDAEVASLKEAVADAERRVGEALEEVRNEAARKEALESEQREWERRGKEMESVLRGVKAEIVDGERERKRLADRVEEAEKSKEHLEGKIVELQSQLSAVRQTSSEQTTTTTLSNSQNKTTDEVAKEVQDAVEKVARELHTLYKGKHETKVAALKKSYEARWEKRVREAEKRFREAMEENEKLKLDNAMSSAHSSTSPGDATMLREHENLEAEKRVLEAKVKGLEQEILSIKQDNEILNEQLKNERAEKGELVAVVDEFFAMQQQQQQQQQPMEKEESPPPPPPHRERTLSVLRTEVGQEEEESLPMTLPTLELTAKPTAPSNENAPPASNIARFSNAPSGIRPRPSLGPTPKVPRFGMPAGHVRSNSKDDKGLTGIPSKTPLAPRSGIMSSIERMGRGGM; encoded by the coding sequence ATGACGAGTCCGATCTCAGTCCTCTCTCCCCTCTCCTCGTCGAGGCAAAATGCCCGGTCTCCCCTTGTTGAATCCTTCCCTGAAAGTTCGAAACCGTCTACAAATAGCCCTCGGGGAATTTTAGAGAAGCGCTTTTCAATCTACGACGAGAATGCTTCCCCGTTAAAACAGGACATGCACACAGCCTCTCCAACTTCGGATGCGGAGGAAGAAGGGCTTTGCGACGAATGGCCTCCTAGCTCACCGTTTCAGGAGATGGTATCCGGCGACCTCACCGGCTTAACACGAGATATGACCCCCCGGAAAGATGGCAGCGGCTCTCCTAAAGGCGAAAACCCCGGTGAGGACGATGTTAATATGGACCGAGAAGACTTTAAGCCGGACGAGCCGCCTGTGCCTACAGTGGAACACGCGCCGATCATGGCCGACATTACCTTCACTGATGAACAAAAGGACGCGGTACAGTTTCCTGATATAGATAGCAGTATCATCCACTACCGCTCCGAACCGGTCCAAGTCCGAAAAGTGTCCGGGATGACCGTGAATCATGAGAATATGAGCATCGTGTACCACCCAGATGAGGAAAAGGAAGGTCCTGTTGAGAATGGCATGGGGGGTCACGTCCATTTGGGCTACGATACCGGAGATGACACGTGCTTAAGTACTTTTTCGGCTGTGCCCAATGCCGATATGACCCTCTTCGCAAAGTTGAGAGCGGATTCGCCACTGAAACGTGCTAGAGAAAATACGCTCAGCCCGAAGAAGGTAGTTTCCCCATCGAAACTTGGAGATTCTATATTGAGGACTCCAAATTCTGCAAAACGAGACTACAGACGAAACGGTTGGGGCGATCAAGGCGGTGACTATGGATCCCCGACTCCTGGAAGAAAATACCCTCGGATTGACGATACTCCCAACTTGCTTGAATTTACCGACCAGCTCAATGGGTCTTCGCATAGACAGTACGCTCTTGAGACCAGTTACGCGTCCCCCGCTCGTCGTAACCCGCGTTTGTCTCCACTCAAGACTACTGAACGCTTCCGATCCCCCAGCAAGCTCTCGTTGTTGGATTTCGACATCCCCCCCGTCCCTACGCCACGCTCGATTCCATCTATCACTCCGAGAGAGCTAGAGTCTTTGAAATCGTCCTTCCTATCTCAGATATCTTCTCTCAAAGCGACTTTAAGTGGAAGAGATGCCGAAGTGGCAAGTTTGAAGGAAGCTGTGGCCGACGCTGAACGTCGAGTCGGTGAAGCTCTCGAAGAAGTGCGGAATGAGGCAGCACGGAAAGAGGCACTGGAGTCCGAGCAGCGGGAGTGGGAACGTCGTGGAAAGGAGATGGAGAGTGTTTTGAGGGGCGTTAAGGCCGAAATTGTGGACGGCGAGCGCGAAAGAAAGAGACTAGCCGATAGAGTTGAAGAGGCTGAGAAGTCGAAAGAACACCTTGAAGGGAAGATTGTCGAATTACAGAGTCAACTCTCAGCCGTCAGACAGACCTCTAGTGAACAGACAACTACTACCACACTTTCTAATTCTCAAAATAAAACGACTGACGAGGTGGCGAAGGAGGTTCAAGACGCAGTTGAGAAAGTGGCACGTGAACTGCACACTTTATACAAAGGAAAACACGAAACCAAGGTTGCTGCATTGAAGAAGAGCTACGAAGCTCGATGGGAGAAGCGGGTTAGAGAAGCAGAAAAAAGGTTCAGAGAAGCTATGGAGGAGAATGAAAAGTTGAAGCTGGACAACGCTATGTCTAGTGCTCATTCCAGCACATCGCCTGGAGATGCCACAATGTTGCGCGAACATGAAAACCTTGAGGCTGAGAAGCGCGTCTTGGAAGCTAAGGTTAAGGGTCTTGAGCAGGAAATTCTCTCCATTAAACAAGACAACGAAATACTCAATGAGCAGCTAAAAAACGAGCGCGCCGAAAAGGGGGAACTTGTTGCTGTTGTCGATGAGTTTTTTGCTATgcaacagcaacaacagcagcagcaacagccaATGGAGAAGGAAGAGTCGCCACCACCCCCTCCTCCCCATAGGGAACGCACGCTGTCCGTGCTACGGACTGAAGTCGGtcaggaagaagaagagtctCTGCCGATGACCTTGCCTACCTTAGAGTTGACGGCGAAACCTACGGCTCCGTCAAATGAAAATGCTCCCCCAGCTAGTAACATTGCCCGCTTCTCCAACGCTCCGAGTGGGATACGACCTCGCCCTTCTCTTGGGCCCACGCCCAAAGTCCCAAGGTTTGGTATGCCGGCAGGTCATGTGAGAAGCAACAGCAAGGACGATAAGGGCCTGACTGGAATTCCGAGCAAAACTCCTCTTGCGCCGCGCAGCGGCATTATGAGTTCAATCGAGAGGATGGGGAGGGGTGGAATGTAA